A segment of the Panicum hallii strain FIL2 chromosome 1, PHallii_v3.1, whole genome shotgun sequence genome:
acagtgttataaaattattcaaaatttactatgaattactcaagatcaggataacacatggtaaaaatatttaAGCATAAAAGcatcagtaacatgcttgaataaaattACTTCATTTCAACcttactttgcacaaatttaaatgagttcaagttagagtacAGTACTTAtgatgaaatttgcacacaagttcactcatatcacatacaagtttcataccaaaaattacatgaaataaagctaacatGTAAAAGATACTTAAAAGATTCTCTTTTGATAGAGTTTATAATAGAACCTAAAATataaagtttcaaactaaactttagtaacaaaagttgtagaactagacTCCTACAGTATAACAggactagtttgacaatttttggatttttctacaaatttctatcgattttcaaagctggctgatttgaattgaggggggtactgatattttgcagagaagaccctagaaagaaaagaaggtcTGCAATTGGGTCCTGGCTGGTTTGAACCGAGGAACAGCACTGTGGCGAttaaattccggcgaggaggatcaccggcggcgagggggaagtgggggaaaaggttcaggagctcacggcggactcGGGGGTGGCCAGAATCGAAGAAAGAAGGTGCGGAGATGGTGGTTCGACGGTGgaccgagccggcgcggcgaggttctGTGGCAGCGAAGAAGTGGTTAGGAAGCTTCTGCacgtagatgtggtgctggGGTGAGCTCAGTGAGGGCTGGGAGGTGGCGGAGCGTCGGGACGATGACGAGGCCGAGCGGTGGCGGTGGACAGGACTGCCAGTGCGGCGTTCTGGTGGCGTGAGCGCGAGTGGATGGAGAAAAACTGGTCAGGGAGCTTTAGTGGGGTGtagtggtgctggtggagcacgggattgtgggtgtggggcggcggaggtggctgacgacggtgagcagagacggcggcggaggtctGGCGGCGGTGCTTGAGCGGAGAAGAAGCAGAGGGGCGAAATGCGGGCGTGTAAGagggtaaaagaagtcgaggaagGCTCCTGGACGTGCTACGGAACCAAGAAGGGGCACGGgcgagctggagcagctgctggcggccggcggtacgcgtggcggccgcgggtgacagcggcgcgacgtggcagggcggggaaaagccagcggggtcgggcgagcggcgggcgggcgagctggagggCTAGGTTGTGGGGTTAGAGCGGCGAGGGATAGCTGGCAGCACGGGAGCTCACCgacgaggggcggcggccgatGCAGTAGAGCAGCagggaggaaggggagagaggaagacgacgggGACTTGTTTGAAATTTTTCAAAAAGTTCAAGGGGTTCATTGTGAAGTAAgatttttctttcaaaccatagcccaaatgaaaatatgcccaaaagcaaaactgtggagtttaaaaagatctataactttgctttaagggtcagcttcaaaagagttagggttttgaaactatttcaaaatccgacaaaacatcaaatttcacataaaacctatttaaaatttaCATTCCAATTGAAACTTTGGGGTAAttctacttcttacagtggtttaaaagtaaattattgtctttacaaaactaaccttcatacaacttgaaattaccctaccttaaaacacatttagcaaaagaaccctaatttttccataattacaaaattaccctttaacttgcatttaggtttttaaaagcattcatcaaagcaacacacacttcatgctaacaagcacaacatatactagagtttagcatgcctatctcctaagtaccCGAATGTCACGCTACTCTCCCGATTGTCATAAAAAAGTAGGGGTTGTGATATAAGGGCTGTTGTTGGAGTGAGCACCAAAATTACAGCTCCAGAAAGCAGGAGGAGCCCCTACTTAAAAAACTAGAGACTTTAAGTAGAAGCCATTGCTAGAGTTGCTCTTAGGTGAGCTGagctccggcggcggccggccgagcTCGGGCGATGCGAAGGGCTGGAGCCTGGGCGGAGGAGAAACCACTTCGTCCCCGTCCGCGTGTCGTCTCCCTGCGGGTGCAGGGCGGTCGGGGGCCGACGCAAGGGCAGCAAGATGGCAGCCAATCGCTGACTCACGGGCAGCACGAAGGCAACTCAAAGGCTGGGACAAGGACGGTAGAGATCGAGGAGGCACGGCCGGCGGGCGAGCAACAACCTAGGACGTGGCGGGgtgagcagctggaggtggaatCATGGTTGTTTCTGTCTGTCTcattcttctttcttcttcgtTCTTCCTTCTTCCGAACAACCACCTCACCGTTGCCGACCAAAACCATGGCCAAAACCTCCACCAAAATCAAATCGGCGTCTCTAGCTCCACCACCTTACAACCTCCAATTCCCCCCGCTTCTCCCCCAAAACTGCAACCTCCATGGGCGGGAATTGAAGATCTCAGCCACCGGACCACAATTACAACCGCCCCTAGCCCTCACCATCACCGACCATCTTCTAGCCATCATCCTCGTCGTCGGACCTGAAATTGAGCCGGCGGTGAGCCACCGATGCTCTTGTTCTCCTCGTTCCTCGATGTTCACCGGGCGTTTGGCCATAACacggccgctgccgctcggcTGGGCCACGACTCGCCGTCGGCCATCAACGGTCGCTCTTTCGGCCGAGCTGTGCGGTGACTAGGGTGCGCCATGGCGCGGGCGACGGCGCGGGACAAGCAGGTGACGGCGCAGCGCGGGCAGAAGATGACAAGCGAGCTCCACAGATAGCTGTTACTGACGGTGTGAACCTGACATCCACCCATCCTGTAAATCCCTCTAATCAAACAGAAAATTGGGTTGAACCCAACCCTCTCAACCAAACACTAGATGGGTTGGACCCAACCCAAAAAACAGGGATGGACTCAACATATCCCGTTTGATCCTCAAACCAAACACATGCTGAGTGATGCACCACCAAACTAAAAGCTAGACGAAGCTCGAAGTGCCTTAAGATGCCGAAGGTGCTACGTAGCCCGGAATGCCGAAGGGGTCCCCGTGACGCGGAACAGAGACGAAGGGCGTGCTCAGCTGTAAAGTAGGGATAGAGGGGAAATTACCATGTGCCCCGGAAATATTTGAGGAATGTGGCAGTTGAGGGGCAAAAAGGTGTAATATCCATAGAGCAGTTGAACGGTCCCTATAAATAGATCTGTAACTGTAACTGATGGGATGGTTGATCCCGGTTGAATAGAATACTGATTTCTACTCCGAAGGGGTCTTAGCTCTCTACTTGTGCCGTTTGCGTTCCACGGGTGTTGTGGTGCTTCTTCACTTTGAAGGGTACCCTCCACAAATAGTTTTGGCACCCACCGTGGTTCGTCCCAACACACCCTATGGCACAGAAGAAGTGATGGGAACGCGAGGGTGTCCGATCTTCCGTCAGAACGATAACTATTGATTTGTCAACAACCCAAATCAACAACCCGACACAAGCGATCCGGCTTCCGATCAACAAGATGCAAGCCCGCAATCGAAGCATCGGGTCGTCTCTTGGTTATCAACCGTGCGCTGCCCGGttgacctcgccacgaaggctaTCTCCTGcatgcgaatcgaagaacacaaatAAGAGCAAGGAAGAACACAACTCAATTGCAGGAATCCTCAAATTAAGCACTCGTGTGGGGTTTCACAAACCGATGATGGCAAAAATGTTCCTGACAGATAATTCTaagcaaaatccaaaccctaatGGTGAGGCGGCGGCTGTTTACGAAGACTCTAGGATCCTGGAAAGACCCTGAACGCACCTAATGGACTCCAACACGATACACAGCCCAAAAGCCAAAATACGACGACGCAACACCTGTTTACGAAGACTCTAGGATCCTGGAAAGACCCTGGACGCACCTAATGGACTCCAACACGATACACACCTCAAAAGCTAAAATACGACGGCGCAGCACCGAGATATATACTCAAAAGCTAAAATACGACGACGCAGCACCGAGACAGATACAACACCTTCAAGATAGCACTGCAAAAATGCTTTAGCCCTATCATCGAACTTTAAGACCTAATTTAAGATTACGTGCGGAGTTTACTGGCGGCGTGGCAGGAGGTAAGAATGCCCGGTGGCCTGAATAGAGCTGCGAGCAGCGGCTCAATCCACAAGGGAGGCAGGACGTTGGGCAAGGTTTGGTTGTCGACGGCGCTCAGAGGAAGATGCTGCTTCTTCGAGTTCAATTTACCTGATGTCCTCACCGGGCGATCTCGATTAGCTTGAACAGAGAGGTCGAGTGGAATGTTCAGCTTCCCGCTTACAGCTACAAATCATTCTTGCCTACATGTTTTCCCGAACACCTTGGCGCCAGATGGAAAAAAAATACAATAGAACAAAAAACGAAACAAACAAGCTCATCAACATAAAACTAGGTGATCTCTTCAGACACTGGTAAAATCAAATAAATAATCTAACAACAATTTGTAACTGTTCAGTTCTTAAAACGCCAAAAAAAAGGGCGAAACGGCCAGAGTGGCGAAGAACACCTATGATGGTAAATGAACAGCAACGCTGCACATATTTTGTTCACATTCTCAGACATCCTCTTTTACACTTTCTGTACGCATTTTGCAGTTGCATGCCTAGAAGATCGCACCTTGTTGCATACAGAAGAGCCAGCGCCAGTGAAGCACACGACAAATAAACACCGATCTCTGCGCTTACTCTCAAGCGGAAGCAGAAAGCTCATCCTTCTATGTCAGGTTGAATAACTTCCTCTGATCTTAGCGGTAGCCACCccatcctcttcctcttcctcggcCTCCCCTGCCCCGACCTCTTCCACTGCCTCTACCACCATAAGACAATCCTTCAAAAGCTCTGTTCACAAGCTGATTCTGCATTCCTCCTCGCCCCTTCTTGCTTGCAGGGCCATTCCCATTTGTAGCAGGTTGGGACCTCTTCAGTCTGAATGATTCACAAACCAGAAATTAATAGGAAGAAAATATAGGATCTAATAGGAAAAATTGAAATATTGGATAGCAGGCGCATCTAACCCTGCTGTTGTGGCTGCTGGTTTCTTGGGCTGCTCCATCCATGACAGAGTGATTTTCTTATCACTGATAAATGAAGGAGATTTCATATGCAATGGCTGAAAGAAACATCATTGATAACTCATAGTTAGAAAACATAAGCCTCCGAATACATGATGGAGCAAAATAATTACTTCTGACAGATACAAGACAAATTTCAAGCTATCGTCAATGCAAACCAGAAGAATGTAGTTCAGTCTTTTAGGGATAGGGATCAAGTATAACAGCCCTTAATACAAAGGTTTAAATATCTAGACTGATGACTTCAAATACTGCTACAAATTGGGTCTATTACACCTGAATCTGATAGTTAGAGCTTCGATGTCACACTATTACAGGAATTGGATTTTTATGTCCATTGGATATAGAGAAAAAATACAGGTAAAATAATATTTGATTGATGTGGTTTCTTTTCTTTCATTGTCGATGGATATAAGCATATTTAATTGTGTACAGCGAAAGGGCTTAGTATAGTGGTTTCTGTTTAAATCTGGTACTATCGGCTTCTTTTATCCTATGAATGAAATTTCCTTTTGCTGAGCAGCAAACTAAAATgatttttttattattattttttatcTCCATAGTCCATAATTCACTGCCGCCATCTTGTATTTGCCACTGCCTACTAAAAACTGGTAACACCCAGAAGCTAGTCATCACAGGAGTATCTAATCATAGAAACAAGCTTGAGTGCTGACCCACAGCTACTCCAAAAATATTGAACAGAATTAAGAGGCTCAAACAGGAATTTAACCCTATCAAAGTTTATACTTATGGAAAATAAGGAACTCACATGTGTCATTGCCAATATATTGTTATATGAGCGCATTGTCCTTGTGGCAGTATGTTGATCGCTTTTCTGCAAAAAAAAGCATTCAAATCGCAATCAGTTTGGCAGGAGTGTTAGCACATGGTTGTTAAAGAATGATTGCTGACCCATGATATTATTGAGTCTACTAAAATCACAAAACTCACAATTTTAGTTTTTTCCTCTTCGGTTTTTGCTGATGTTATTGCCTTGTTGAAGTCTGCCATTCCCTGAGTTAGTCTCTTTGAGGCTGCTCGTACTGTCTCTTCTGTTCCAGTTAACCTGCACATTTCGAGCAATAAGAAACTCGCAAACAGTAGGGAGGAAAAATACTCCATAGAATGAAAAGTTTTCAGGTTGAATAGAGACTTTTCAGTAGAAAAATGCATGAAATCTTCAATCAGTGTTTCTCACAAAATTGCTTTGTTTCATATTAGCACATGCAAAGTCTACAATCAGCAGCTTTTGTGTGCTCCATACAATGCTCATAGTAAGAAATTTGACCAACAATGTAGTCATTTAACTGGTCTCACATTTATCTACTATCCTCAAATTTTCAATTTTTATAAGATCTGAAGTGGCCAAGTGCTTGTCTACTTTCTTCTATTCATGTCCACAGGGACATGCAACTCCAACATGATTGATACCACCCTTAGGATCATAGCCACAGGCCTATGGTTTACTCCCTCAACGTGTCTCAACGGAAGGTATCGCAACTAAATGCAGGCCCCAGAATACCAAGCACAGTTTTTGTTTTTGTGGACAAAAGCAGGTTGTGTTGTTACCATCAATGTCGTGTGTGAGATGTTTTGTTGCATGTTAGGATCTCCTCTGAGAACTGCAAACCCTCATAGATGCATTTCTGTAGGTTTAACACTTAACCACAGTGAGGACCCCATCTGGTGGGACAGGGAGTTCCATTTTGGAAGGATGTGCTTAAAGTTTAATAACAGAGAACTAAGCACTACTGTTAATGAGAGATGAAGCTGAAAAGGATTGAATATGTTACAAGAAAAAAGGAGGCAGGCAGCATGAATAGAATGTTGGTGTAAAATTGTGAAGCAAGTGGCTAAAACTAATAACTAGACTTGCTTGCTCAACTAGTGCTTTAAAGGAATCAACACTAAACAAAATAAACCATACAAATTAACCAGATCCTGCTACAATGGAATCATGTGTAAGGTGGAAAATTGTAAGCTACCTCTCTCTGAAATCTTTGTAGTGCTCTGAAAAATCCTCTCCAAGCCTGTCTGATGGCTGCCCAGTAACAATCTTGTAACCGCAGAGACTGTTTGTTGTGTTTGGAGTCTGAAATCAAGACTTGATCAGCACATTGGAGAGGGCATCCATGAAGAAATGATATGATTTATAATTGATGAGCAAAACTAACCTTGTGAGCCAAATGGTGAAAAGTGTAGAGCAAGCACTCAACATAATTGTGGTTGATATcttccaccttcttcccaggCATGTACTTCTGTAACAACACAAACAGTAAACAGAATGATCAAAAGTAGGCAAAAATAATAACAAATGCTGAAAAGAAATCATTATATCACATCTTCCAATGCAAAATAAAACTCTAGGGGAAAAATGGGGTTCAGAAGCATATCAGAATTAAAATAGTGTAATGACCTTGAGCAATTGAACGACAGATGGAAGCAGCTGACGTGAATCCTGTGCTGCAGCATATGGTGAACTTGCAGCGATAGTCTTGAGCAAATCCAGTTTCTTTTCTTCAGGAATCTAAAATAAGCATAGCATGACAAAATAAAAACTTAATGCTCAAATGCTTCAAACTTATCCATGTTAGTTTTTGTTAGAGGGTAAGCAATTTAATGTTGAATGTGCATAAAAAAATATAAGCAACAGTATTTTCACTTCATAAAAAATGATCCAACTGATAGATCCAGGAAACTGACTGGACAAAGTGGAATTAGACAACAAAATATAGTAAATAGGAACTGTGATGGGTAATAGAAACTAGAGATTTCATAATGATTATGTAGCTAGACCAAACATGAAAGAAAGACATTAAAGCATTCTTTGTTCAGCATGAAAATACGAAGTCAACAAAGATATGCATGCAATGCCCCACCCTGTCGTCACGCCGTTTCAAGGAAATGCATGTACTTCTCCCTATGAATTAGAAAGGGCAAAGTACAAGTGGAGAAGCTTACCTTCTCAAAAGCTGGAACAATTTGCTTAACAAAGTAATTGAGGAACTTGCTGCTTGATGCACCTCTCTGCAGATCATGTAATCAAATTTAGGATAAGATATTCACCAACAAAAACACTTAAATCACTGTTTTTACTAAATTCTGTGATACCATGAAGATTGGAAGAGCCATATACATGCATGAACTCCACCTCTCAATGTGGTCAATGTCAGAAACCTGGAAGGATGGATAAGAATGCTGAGAAAAACACAATTTATCTCAAGTAAAGAACAGGAAATAAAGCTTAATTTTTAAACCATGGAACCATGTTCTAAATGCTGCATCATAGGATGCACACAGCCAGTATTGCAAAGTTGCAGCAGATAGCTGACAAGCAAAAGGCTAAACACGGCAAGTTCTGAGAGCTATATCACAGTCAAACATCACAGTCGGCTGGTAAATCCTCAACTTGGTTGATAAATAACTCTAGGATGATTATCTCCAATTGTGTTTTTTTCTCAAAATTGCAGAGAGCAGCAATTGTGTTTTTTTCTTTGACTCAATTTGGTGACCACTGACCCCTTGATATAAGTGATTTCCTCCATATTCTCCCAATAATTCACTTTTGTGGCCTCCATCCTCCCTCAAGCACAATCTCGAGGTATCTAGTTGGCCACTTTTTGCAAAACCGCCATCTAGCTGGATGCAAGTTATTATTGTACAATCAGTACCTCCAGTGCAATGATTGAGGCTTTTAAAATTTCCTCAAGCATAGCTCAAGTTCAcatggttgaagttcaatatTAAGAAGCTCAGGTGACATTAGATATCCACAGGGGCAGAGGATAGTGGACACCAGAGAGGGCCATGCGCACCCCACAAGTACACACCAAGCCATTGCACACATCCTGTCGTAGGATTAACTGTTCTTTCATAAATTTCTAGTGTGACTTCTATAGAATCGATCTGCTATTTGCATATCAACATACAGTAAATTTAGTTCCAATTCTGTTCAGATAGCATACTTACATTGAATTGTGAATCAAGATCAGCTTGTGCTTGAATAATTTCGATTAGTTCTTGAAAGGACTCTCTAGGAGCAGAATCCCCAAATATGCTCAAGCTTCGCAGGAAACCCATGAATAATTCAAATTCTGACCCAGTTACATCTTGTACACTCTGGATAATGGTATTGTAACACATAAGAATACAAATAGAAACTTTAAAGATGTAAATCCATCAGATGGCCAAAACTCAAAGCAACTGAACATACTTTCTTTATTAAATCAGTTATAAATCTCTCCATTTCTGCCTGGGGTTTCAGTAGCTCTGCTTTAAGAGGAAAGACCTGAAAAAAGAAATCACATGAATTCTTGCTCTAGCACACAACAATTGATCACCGACAAAACCTGTAATTAAACATACAGTTATGTACCTTGTCTCTTAGAAAACAAATAATCTTCTCACGAATCTCTGATCCTGACTCCACATGCTTAAATAAAGGCTGCAAGGAATCTGGCCAATAGAGGGTACAAATAAAGAGAAGGAACCAATGAACATCTAAAACAATGAACTGAAAAAGAAAATTAAGATATTACAAGCATAGCATGCAATTCATTGATTTTCCCAAACAAATGAAGAAACATCCATAAATATTCAAAATGCATTTGCAGTTCAATTATTAACTAGGAGAGTGTGTGATGGATTGGCAAGACAAATGCAGATATTACAACTCAAAGATATTGATAAGTTCCTTATACGCCACCTATATGAAAAGACATTGCTATATCCCAACAGAAGAAATTGTGCATAAGTGATTTAGCAAGACAGAGCATGGTTGTGCAGTTGTGCTCATTATTGAACATAGTGCACGTGCATAGAAGGTCCAAACTCTATAGATCCAAACAGTGGTCACATAACAAGAGAACATCTGAAATTAAGAATGCAGAAAATGGCTGCGAACCAGTTTTCTTCTGTGTTACCCACACATGACTCTAGATAATGCCATTAAATGAACAAACATTACGCAAAAGAAATGTCTGACAGGTTGACAATGGGTATAGAACTAGTACCTTAATAAAAATAAACAGCATTAGTTGATTGAATTAGTTTCTTAAATGCAAGACAGAGTACCTAATTAATTGCCACTTTTGATGAATCTGGAACAGTATATATCCTTTATTAAGGGTGTGTTTGGCATGGCTCCAACTCCATAAAATTCATGGAGTTCTTGGAGCTGCTCATACCCAGCTCCAGAATTCTTAGAGCTAGAGTTGTAAATAAATCAGAGGTCTTTTGCTGAGTCATTATACTTTttttttagatttaaaataaaaatata
Coding sequences within it:
- the LOC112900809 gene encoding apoptosis inhibitor 5-like protein API5, producing MAAAAADADADAAEVERLYELGERLSSAKDKSEHAADYEAIIAAVKGQSVKAKQLAAQLIPRFFRSFPALATRAMSAMFDLVEMEELAIRIQAIRGFPLLGKDTEFVSKIADILGQLLTSEENVERDAVHKALMSLIRQDVKNSLQPLFKHVESGSEIREKIICFLRDKVFPLKAELLKPQAEMERFITDLIKKSVQDVTGSEFELFMGFLRSLSIFGDSAPRESFQELIEIIQAQADLDSQFNVSDIDHIERWSSCMYMALPIFMRGASSSKFLNYFVKQIVPAFEKIPEEKKLDLLKTIAASSPYAAAQDSRQLLPSVVQLLKKYMPGKKVEDINHNYVECLLYTFHHLAHKTPNTTNSLCGYKIVTGQPSDRLGEDFSEHYKDFRERLTGTEETVRAASKRLTQGMADFNKAITSAKTEEEKTKIKSDQHTATRTMRSYNNILAMTHPLHMKSPSFISDKKITLSWMEQPKKPAATTAGLKRSQPATNGNGPASKKGRGGMQNQLVNRAFEGLSYGGRGSGRGRGRGGRGRGRGWGGYR